A window from Balearica regulorum gibbericeps isolate bBalReg1 chromosome 1, bBalReg1.pri, whole genome shotgun sequence encodes these proteins:
- the LRTM2 gene encoding leucine-rich repeat and transmembrane domain-containing protein 2, whose translation MLPTTAGHRWRSRFLMRWQEACLLGCWLSLCAAESFFACPSSCKCNSGNLEVDCSGLGLSSIPSDIPTNTRTFLFLNNKLSILPGAVFSNLSALQRLDLSNNFLDQLPQNIFSDLGNLTELQLRNNSIRALDKDLLQHTALLRQLDLSINGLAQIPSGIFDDLPALRSLSLRSNRLQSLDRVTFEPLTSLQQLQVGDNPWECDCNLRDFKHWMEWFSYRGGKIDQLACTLPKELKGKDMRMVPMEMFNYCSQLDDENSSTVLDNTGPPCTKGSPTPSKSKSGPEAEVEPSVGCPQKQRYRPVSVRRAIGTVIIAGVVCGIVCIMMVVAAAYGCIYASLMAKYHRELKKRQPLMGDTEGEHEEQKQISSVA comes from the exons ATGTTGCCTACAACTGCTGGCCACAGGTGGAGGAGCAGGTTCCTCATGAGGTGGCAAGAGGCTTGTC TGCTTGGCTGTTGGCTGTCGCTATGTGCTGCCGAGTCCTTCTTTGCTTGCCCTTCTTCCTGCAAGTGTAACAGTGGCAACCTGGAAGTGGACTGTAGCGGCTTGGGCCTCTCTTCCATCCCCTCAGACATCCCCACAAACACCAGGACCTTCCTCTTTCTCAACAACAAACTCAGCATCCTGCCAGGAGCAGTGTTTTCCAACCTCTCCGCCCTACAGAGGCTGGATCTATCCAACAACTTCTTGGACCAGCTCCCTCAGAACATCTTCAGCGACCTGGGGAACCTCACAGAGCTCCAGCTGAGGAACAACAGCATCCGGGCCTTGGACAAGGACCTGCTACAACACACGGCCCTGCTTCGCCAGCTGGATCTCTCCATCAACGGCCTAGCCCAGATACCCTCGGGCATCTTTGATGACCTGCCTGCTCTCCGCTCCCTCTCTCTCAGGTCCAATCGCCTGCAGAGCCTGGACAGGGTGACCTTCGAACCGCTAACCAGCCTGCAGCAACTCCAAGTTGGGGATAACCCCTGGGAATGCGACTGCAACCTCCGAGACTTCAAGCACTGGATGGAGTGGTTCTCCTACCGAG GTGGGAAAATCGACCAGCTGGCATGTACCCTGCCCAAGGAGCTGAAAGGGAAGGATATGCGAATGGTACCTATGGAGATGTTTAACTACTGCTCCCAGCTGGATGATGAGAATAGCTCTACCGTGCTGGACAATACTGGGCCACCCTGCACTAAAGGAAGCCCAACTCCTTCCAAATCTAAATCGGGCCCAGAAGCAGAGGTGGAGCCCAGTGTGGGATGCCCTCAGAAACAGCGATATAGGCCTGTGAGCGTGCGCCGGGCTATTGGCACTGTGATCATCGCAGGTGTGGTTTGCGGCATTGTTTGCATCATGATGGTGGTGGCAGCTGCTTATGGTTGCATCTATGCTTCCCTCATGGCCAAGTACCACCGGGAGCTGAAAAAGAGGCAGCCGCTCATGGGTGACACAGAAGGTGAACATGAAGAGCAAAAACAAATCTCTTCTGTGGCATGA